The Virgibacillus sp. MSP4-1 genome has a segment encoding these proteins:
- a CDS encoding rhodanese-like domain-containing protein, with product MAKQVTPEELDRRIKKGEEVYVIDVRESNEAATGKIPGAKNIPLGQLAVRKTELDSEKEYVVVCQSGNRSKAACGILGALGYKVEDMTGGMNNWQGETE from the coding sequence ATGGCCAAACAGGTTACTCCTGAAGAATTAGACAGACGCATCAAAAAAGGTGAAGAGGTCTATGTCATTGATGTCCGTGAAAGTAATGAAGCAGCAACAGGAAAAATTCCAGGGGCCAAAAATATTCCGCTGGGTCAGTTAGCCGTACGTAAAACAGAATTAGACTCAGAGAAGGAATACGTGGTCGTTTGCCAGTCCGGAAATCGCAGTAAAGCCGCCTGTGGAATTTTGGGTGCATTAGGATATAAAGTTGAAGATATGACAGGTGGTATGAACAACTGGCAAGGAGAGACTGAATAA
- a CDS encoding DUF302 domain-containing protein: MFHYTVETDRTMDDAIAVLEETLKEEKFGVLWQFDIREKLQEKGLDYNQPYKVLEVCNPFEAERVLSQNQMVGYFLPCKIVVYEEEGRTNIGLPRPTSLIQLANDDSLKELAGDIERRLISCIDKSVEASS, translated from the coding sequence ATGTTTCATTATACGGTGGAAACGGACAGAACGATGGATGATGCCATTGCCGTATTGGAGGAAACATTGAAGGAAGAAAAATTTGGAGTACTCTGGCAATTTGATATCAGAGAAAAGCTTCAGGAAAAAGGACTGGATTACAATCAGCCGTACAAGGTGCTGGAAGTATGTAACCCTTTTGAAGCTGAACGAGTTTTGTCACAGAATCAAATGGTGGGTTATTTTCTTCCATGTAAGATTGTTGTGTATGAGGAAGAGGGAAGGACAAACATTGGCCTGCCCAGACCAACTTCACTTATTCAATTAGCTAATGATGATTCCCTTAAAGAATTGGCTGGGGATATAGAAAGACGGTTAATCAGCTGCATCGACAAGAGCGTGGAAGCTTCCTCGTGA